One genomic region from Diachasmimorpha longicaudata isolate KC_UGA_2023 chromosome 18, iyDiaLong2, whole genome shotgun sequence encodes:
- the LOC135171111 gene encoding uncharacterized protein LOC135171111 isoform X2, producing MGNAILKKIEKFPQQSTTMSINSHNFHPPTAISVQRIVFYRSSFKSSTDKRFFKMKIWGNILAGIFFLLVQLTAGKNFRPILLPGTLASWSWTMWNYFRTSPVELGPSEDLMKIRRMWNQLGVIQRVGVEQIINFTKEHSDMIFMRVKVLEAVREVDSVFSHFTQNVLSDNEIMRTTDWCVFASRQLYSNKLTDKIDAVIKTIIPPYELYPSLPAMMSKVGKSNARACSNESVSIHSMHAVYEGILAIEARTFIIQAFAHSFLSRHNGALKQCTYRNGNAYAAIREVQNKFRDHLRLINREFVKRMSETTNRYRTCAEQETNFIEGATYFTMTGAISTVLELPSSVHLGELGNPSATCSTIDTELKGRPYCSAKWKVCATHPTIACHGRIFNCKLSSADLIACPTENGLKRYDWILPDSVARRDDSIRCRGKKLVDFRAIEETCICECNDNHVDSQSVHIINLRPVESDAADNMVVTGVRFIVAHGIMQLQIQQGKLSINFKVEQVHWKPIDDISDEVRHARLQRAPYKGLRVLQENKDFMILKKGVNNAVNLDSLVVPSGCILTGVKFALTKGETIPDRISLALIARKIKLNSGNLVTNTKKIIVPKDRHDSALRYDLAADNRIVWYSKSTKYIEIDAGRVDTYVQYTTLPYFDALPVESRPPAPLGGVELFYKPRNQESGFISLGLIGLNYTNYMENSEKDLNSMSALFPLQRESLVGSSEMPSQKLFM from the exons ATGGGGAATGCGatacttaaaaaaattgaaaagtttcCTCAACAATCCACCACAATGTCCATTaattctcataattttcatccacCGACTGCTATTTCAGTGCAACGGATCGTATTCTATCGTTCTTCCTTTAAATCTTCAACTGAtaaacgatttttcaaaatgaaaatctgGGGAAATATTTTGGCAGGAATATTTTTCCTGCTCGTTCAATTGACAGCTGGAAAAAATTTTCGGCCAATTCTGTTGCCGGGTACCTTAGCGTCATGGAGCTGGACAATGTGGAACTACTTCCGCACGAGTCCCGTGGAACTGGGACCATCTGAAGATCTGATGAAGATCCGACGAATGTGGAATCAGCTCGGAGTTATTCAACGAGTTGGGGTGGAAcagattattaattttacgaAAGAGCACTCGGATATGATCTTCATGCGTGTCAAAGTACTGGaggcagtgcgcgaagttgaCTCGGTCTTCAGTCATTTTACGCAAAATGTCCTGTctgataatgaaataatgaggACCACGGATTGGTGTGTCTTCGCGTCAAGACAATTGTACAGTAATAAGTTAACGGATAAAATCGATGCTGTCATCAAGACGATCATCCCGCCGTATGAGTTGTATCCGTCTCTGCCTGCGATGATGAGTAAAGTTGGTAAG AGCAATGCGAGAGCTTGCAGTAACGAGTCTGTATCAATACATTCCATGCATGCAGTGTACGAGGGGATCCTGGCGATTGAAGCGAGGACATTCATCATCCAAGCATTCGCTCACAGCTTTCTGTCCCGACATAATGGAGCTCTGAAACAAT GTACATATCGTAATGGTAACGCTTACGCCGCTATCCGGGAGGTGCAGAATAAATTTCGAGATCATCTTCGATTGATCAATCGAGAATTCGTGAAGAGAATGAGCGAAACAACCAACAGATATCGAACGTGTGCTGAACAAGAAACAAATTTTATCGAAG GTGCCACATATTTCACAATGACTGGGGCAATATCGACTGTTCTTGAATTACCCAGCTCAGTTCATCTAGGTGAATTAGGTAATCCTTCTGCCACCTGCAGTACTATTGACACCGAGTTAAAAGGAAGACCATATTGCTCAGCCAAATGGAAGGTCTGTGCAACTCATCCAACAATTGCTTGTCATGGTCGGATCTTCAACTGTAAATTATCTTCGGCGGATTTAATCGCATGCCCGACG GAAAATGGTTTGAAGCGTTACGATTGGATCCTACCTGACTCGGTTGCACGGAGGGATGATTCAATCAGATGTCGGGGTAAAAAACTGGTAGATTTTCGAGCAATCGAGGAAACTTGTATTTGCGAATGCAACGACAATCACGTGGACTCGCAATCTGTCCACATCATTAATCTACGTCCTGTTGAATCTGATGCTGCTGATAATAT GGTTGTGACAGGTGTCAGGTTCATTGTTGCGCACGGTATAATGCAATTGCAAATACAGCAAGGCAAATTGTCGATAAATTTTAAAGTTGAACAAGTGCATTGGAAGCCTATTGACGACATAAGTGATGAAGTACGTCATGCTAGACTACAAAGGGCCCCCTACAAGGGTCTCCGTGTTTTGCAAGAAAATAaagatttcatgattttgaaaaaaggaGTGAATAATGCAGTTAATCTCGATTCGCTGGTTGTGCCCTCCGGATGTATTCTGACTG GGGTGAAATTCGCTTTGACTAAGGGTGAAACGATCCCGGACCGAATATCACTGGCTCTGATCGCACGAAAAATCAAACTGAACTCTGGAAACCTGGTGACgaacacgaaaaaaattattgttcccaAAGACAGGCACGA ttcTGCTTTGAGATATGACCTGGCGGCGGACAACAGGATAGTCTGGTACTCAAAATCAACTAAGTACATTGAAATCGACGCTGGTCGAGTCGATACATATGTACAATACACAACGCTACCCTATTTCGATGCATTACCAGTGGAATCACGACCTCCAGCTCCTCTGGGGGGAGTGGAACTGTTCTATAAACCACGGAACCAGGAGAGTGGATTTATTTCCCTGGGTCTTATTGGATTGAATTATACAAATTacatggaaaattcagagAAGGATCTTAACAGTATGTCAGCGCTATTTCCGCTGCAAAGAGAATCTCTCGTTGGGTCATCAGAGATGCCATCACAGAAGCTCTTCATGTag
- the LOC135171111 gene encoding uncharacterized protein LOC135171111 isoform X1, whose translation MGNAILKKIEKFPQQSTTMSINSHNFHPPTAISVQRIVFYRSSFKSSTDKRFFKMKIWGNILAGIFFLLVQLTAGKNFRPILLPGTLASWSWTMWNYFRTSPVELGPSEDLMKIRRMWNQLGVIQRVGVEQIINFTKEHSDMIFMRVKVLEAVREVDSVFSHFTQNVLSDNEIMRTTDWCVFASRQLYSNKLTDKIDAVIKTIIPPYELYPSLPAMMSKVGKQSNARACSNESVSIHSMHAVYEGILAIEARTFIIQAFAHSFLSRHNGALKQCTYRNGNAYAAIREVQNKFRDHLRLINREFVKRMSETTNRYRTCAEQETNFIEGATYFTMTGAISTVLELPSSVHLGELGNPSATCSTIDTELKGRPYCSAKWKVCATHPTIACHGRIFNCKLSSADLIACPTENGLKRYDWILPDSVARRDDSIRCRGKKLVDFRAIEETCICECNDNHVDSQSVHIINLRPVESDAADNMVVTGVRFIVAHGIMQLQIQQGKLSINFKVEQVHWKPIDDISDEVRHARLQRAPYKGLRVLQENKDFMILKKGVNNAVNLDSLVVPSGCILTGVKFALTKGETIPDRISLALIARKIKLNSGNLVTNTKKIIVPKDRHDSALRYDLAADNRIVWYSKSTKYIEIDAGRVDTYVQYTTLPYFDALPVESRPPAPLGGVELFYKPRNQESGFISLGLIGLNYTNYMENSEKDLNSMSALFPLQRESLVGSSEMPSQKLFM comes from the exons ATGGGGAATGCGatacttaaaaaaattgaaaagtttcCTCAACAATCCACCACAATGTCCATTaattctcataattttcatccacCGACTGCTATTTCAGTGCAACGGATCGTATTCTATCGTTCTTCCTTTAAATCTTCAACTGAtaaacgatttttcaaaatgaaaatctgGGGAAATATTTTGGCAGGAATATTTTTCCTGCTCGTTCAATTGACAGCTGGAAAAAATTTTCGGCCAATTCTGTTGCCGGGTACCTTAGCGTCATGGAGCTGGACAATGTGGAACTACTTCCGCACGAGTCCCGTGGAACTGGGACCATCTGAAGATCTGATGAAGATCCGACGAATGTGGAATCAGCTCGGAGTTATTCAACGAGTTGGGGTGGAAcagattattaattttacgaAAGAGCACTCGGATATGATCTTCATGCGTGTCAAAGTACTGGaggcagtgcgcgaagttgaCTCGGTCTTCAGTCATTTTACGCAAAATGTCCTGTctgataatgaaataatgaggACCACGGATTGGTGTGTCTTCGCGTCAAGACAATTGTACAGTAATAAGTTAACGGATAAAATCGATGCTGTCATCAAGACGATCATCCCGCCGTATGAGTTGTATCCGTCTCTGCCTGCGATGATGAGTAAAGTTGGTAAG CAGAGCAATGCGAGAGCTTGCAGTAACGAGTCTGTATCAATACATTCCATGCATGCAGTGTACGAGGGGATCCTGGCGATTGAAGCGAGGACATTCATCATCCAAGCATTCGCTCACAGCTTTCTGTCCCGACATAATGGAGCTCTGAAACAAT GTACATATCGTAATGGTAACGCTTACGCCGCTATCCGGGAGGTGCAGAATAAATTTCGAGATCATCTTCGATTGATCAATCGAGAATTCGTGAAGAGAATGAGCGAAACAACCAACAGATATCGAACGTGTGCTGAACAAGAAACAAATTTTATCGAAG GTGCCACATATTTCACAATGACTGGGGCAATATCGACTGTTCTTGAATTACCCAGCTCAGTTCATCTAGGTGAATTAGGTAATCCTTCTGCCACCTGCAGTACTATTGACACCGAGTTAAAAGGAAGACCATATTGCTCAGCCAAATGGAAGGTCTGTGCAACTCATCCAACAATTGCTTGTCATGGTCGGATCTTCAACTGTAAATTATCTTCGGCGGATTTAATCGCATGCCCGACG GAAAATGGTTTGAAGCGTTACGATTGGATCCTACCTGACTCGGTTGCACGGAGGGATGATTCAATCAGATGTCGGGGTAAAAAACTGGTAGATTTTCGAGCAATCGAGGAAACTTGTATTTGCGAATGCAACGACAATCACGTGGACTCGCAATCTGTCCACATCATTAATCTACGTCCTGTTGAATCTGATGCTGCTGATAATAT GGTTGTGACAGGTGTCAGGTTCATTGTTGCGCACGGTATAATGCAATTGCAAATACAGCAAGGCAAATTGTCGATAAATTTTAAAGTTGAACAAGTGCATTGGAAGCCTATTGACGACATAAGTGATGAAGTACGTCATGCTAGACTACAAAGGGCCCCCTACAAGGGTCTCCGTGTTTTGCAAGAAAATAaagatttcatgattttgaaaaaaggaGTGAATAATGCAGTTAATCTCGATTCGCTGGTTGTGCCCTCCGGATGTATTCTGACTG GGGTGAAATTCGCTTTGACTAAGGGTGAAACGATCCCGGACCGAATATCACTGGCTCTGATCGCACGAAAAATCAAACTGAACTCTGGAAACCTGGTGACgaacacgaaaaaaattattgttcccaAAGACAGGCACGA ttcTGCTTTGAGATATGACCTGGCGGCGGACAACAGGATAGTCTGGTACTCAAAATCAACTAAGTACATTGAAATCGACGCTGGTCGAGTCGATACATATGTACAATACACAACGCTACCCTATTTCGATGCATTACCAGTGGAATCACGACCTCCAGCTCCTCTGGGGGGAGTGGAACTGTTCTATAAACCACGGAACCAGGAGAGTGGATTTATTTCCCTGGGTCTTATTGGATTGAATTATACAAATTacatggaaaattcagagAAGGATCTTAACAGTATGTCAGCGCTATTTCCGCTGCAAAGAGAATCTCTCGTTGGGTCATCAGAGATGCCATCACAGAAGCTCTTCATGTag
- the LOC135171112 gene encoding uncharacterized protein LOC135171112: MKIRSEIIAAIFFLSIQLTAGKEVVNPDILPGSISSWGWNIWHEISGNENPVGSKKTTAENRRNSFWSKMSDSLRNISAYLNDLQRSAADYIENSVKLTDNTAAELMLLSQRMGIIESIFDELAIRMKNHKTIISTENVCLFASDQLYTDQIATKIDEVIDLAVLNDPPLVDLILEDFKSSKSSTFCGKGHSEYETIFGLYSSILAVRMRAFVIELFSHNFLLKLDGTAIQCDYSENSIETNIEAVHGKLRQDLQKLNQEFIEKMKHVPRTFRTCFDRFNHTKGETYWELDGAIVSILQPIFSYTDELKGPNECAKIDTQSNGRLFCSPEWKMCIDHPGRGCRGRIFNCKDVQKPLSACSNANRLKGYSWLLAGGKNIDKNLENNKDCAAGQVITLTDVPRRCICDCNDNDVDSPTTHLINLRPVTSDTEDNMVITGIKFVVHYGILQFQIQQGKLGMNGQVTDVHWKPIDDISDEVRHVRLGREPYRGLRVFTENRDFLIIKKGTNNAINFDKLVLPHGLLLTGIKFTVRKDEGPLQRIGISLLGTRFDRSSGRFQQSCPMTDINSGITHTDKITYGGPKVTTESSDHSDKYIEIDATKYDGFTGIRTVPFFDAVPVESHPPSPLGGVELFHRMIDDHSGMVSLGLISLDYVRYMETSESNLISDEHFRMEHFYGKDSMDN, from the exons atgAAGATCCGGAGTGAAATAATCGCAGCAATATTTTTCCTATCGATTCAATTAACGGCGGGTAAGGAAGTAGTGAATCCGGACATTTTGCCAGGAAGTATTTCCTCCTGGGGTTGGAATATCTGGCATGAAATTTCTGGCAATGAGAATCCAGTTGGGAGTAAGAAAACTACAGCAGAGAATCGGCGAAATTCTTTTTGGAGTAAAATGTCCGATAGCCTGCGCAACATATCGGCCTATTTGAATGATCTCCAACGATCGGCTGCTGATTACATAGAAAATTCTGTCAAACTGACAGACAATACAGCCGCAGAACTCATGCTGTTGAGCCAACGAATGGGAATAATCGAGTCCATTTTCGATGAACTCGCgataagaatgaaaaatcataaaaccaTCATTTCAACGGAAAATGTCTGCCTCTTTGCTAGTGATCAGTTGTATACTGACCAGATAGCAACGAAGATCGATGAAGTGATTGATCTCGCTGTGCTCAATGATCCACCTCTGGTTGATCTAATCCTCGAAGATTTTAAG TCATCAAAGAGCAGTACTTTTTGCGGCAAGGGACATTCAGAATATGAAACTATTTTTGGACTATACTCTAGTATCTTAGCAGTCCGAATGAGGGCATTCGTcatagaattattttcacataattttcttttaaaattggACGGAACCGCCATTCAAT GTGACTATTCTGAGAACTCTATCGAGACGAATATTGAAGCAGTTCACGGCAAACTTCGACAAGATCTTCAAAAGCTGAATCAAGAATTCATTGAGAAAATGAAACACGTGCCCAGAACATTCCGAACATGTTTTGACCGATTCAATCACACAAaag GCGAAACCTATTGGGAattggatggcgccattgtCAGTATTCTCCAACCAATTTTTAGCTACACTGATGAATTAAAAGGTCCCAATGAATGCGCTAAGATAGATACTCAATCGAACGGTAGACTGTTCTGTTCCCCCGAATGGAAAATGTGTATAGATCATCCAGGAAGAGGTTGCAGAGGTCGAATCTTCAACTGCAAAGACGTTCAGAAACCCCTGTCAGCATGTTCCAAT GCGAATCGTCTCAAAGGCTATTCATGGCTTCTTGCTGGCGGCAAGAATATTGATAAAAACCTGGAAAACAACAAAGACTGTGCCGCTGGACAGGTAATAACGTTAACTGATGTCCCTCGACGGTGCATTTGTGACTGTAATGACAATGATGTTGACTCTCCAACTACTCACCTCATCAATCTCCGGCCAGTTACATCTGATACGGAGGATAACAT ggtTATCACTGGTATTAAATTCGTAGTCCACTATGGGATACTGCAATTCCAAATACAGCAGGgtaaattggggatgaatgGACAGGTCACAGATGTTCATTGGAAACCCATTGATGACATAAGCGATGAAGTACGACACGTTAGATTGGGCAGAGAACCTTACAGAGGTCTCCGTGTTTTCACAGAAAATCGCGATTTTCTGATCATAAAAAAAGGAACGAATAATGctattaattttgataaattggtTCTACCTCATGGATTACTTTTGACCG GAATCAAATTCACTGTGAGGAAGGACGAAGGTCCTCTGCAGCGAATAGGTATTTCCCTGTTGGGAACTCGATTCGACAGATCCAGTGGACGATTCCAACAATCATGTCCCATGACTGATATTAATTCTGGAATTACTCATAC CGATAAAATAACGTACGGTGGACCGAAAGTAACGACAGAATCATCTGATCATTCAGACAAATATATTGAGATTGACGCTACCAAGTATGATGGCTTTACTGGAATAAGAACAGTCCCATTCTTCGATGCAGTACCAGTTGAGTCCCATCCACCTTCTCCACTGGGTGGAGTGGAACTATTCCATAGGATGATCGATGATCACAGTGGAATGGTGTCCCTAGGACTGATATCACTCGATTATGTTAGGTACATGGAGACTTCAGAAAGTAATCTCATCTCCGACGAGCATTTCCGAATGGAACATTTCTACGGGAAGGATTCCATGGACAATTAA